A window of the Bdellovibrio sp. ZAP7 genome harbors these coding sequences:
- a CDS encoding DNA starvation/stationary phase protection protein, whose amino-acid sequence MKYAAQKESTANPTVHTFNKASAKSTQTAAQSGTIEEMKKTLADEYFLQLKTQNFHWNVEGPLFFSLHKLFEEQYEDISEFVDRSAEILRALKSPAPGSFQAFKKLSDVEECTDEKLSSTKMIDILTADHTTLAELYKARLETAEQEEETSAVTLYEDLITFHEKAAWMIRSHLS is encoded by the coding sequence ATGAAATACGCAGCTCAAAAAGAATCAACAGCCAACCCAACCGTGCATACTTTCAATAAAGCTTCTGCGAAAAGCACACAGACTGCCGCACAGTCTGGCACCATTGAAGAAATGAAAAAAACTTTGGCCGATGAATATTTTTTGCAACTTAAAACCCAAAACTTCCACTGGAATGTGGAAGGACCTTTGTTCTTCTCTTTGCATAAATTGTTTGAAGAACAATACGAAGACATCTCGGAGTTTGTGGATCGCTCCGCAGAAATTCTGCGCGCCTTGAAATCCCCAGCTCCTGGAAGCTTTCAAGCCTTTAAAAAATTGTCTGATGTGGAAGAGTGCACTGATGAAAAACTCAGTTCGACAAAAATGATCGATATTTTAACAGCCGACCACACCACTCTTGCAGAACTCTACAAAGCCCGTCTGGAAACAGCGGAACAAGAAGAGGAGACGAGTGCTGTGACACTGTATGAGGACTTGATCACCTTCCACGAAAAAGCAGCCTGGATGATTCGCAGTCATCTCTCCTAG